In Lonchura striata isolate bLonStr1 chromosome 18, bLonStr1.mat, whole genome shotgun sequence, one genomic interval encodes:
- the ACADS gene encoding short-chain specific acyl-CoA dehydrogenase, mitochondrial isoform X1, whose translation MAAAAMAAVASRCGGGGAARALALRCRRLHTVYQSAELPETHQMLRQTVRDFAEKELMPLAAQLDKEHRFPAEQVKKMGGLGLLAMDVPEKYKGAGLDYLAYSIAVEEISRGCASTGVIVSVNNSLYLGPILKFGSEEQKHQWIAPFTSGEKIGCFALSEPGNGSDAGAASTVARLDGDEWVLNGTKAWITNAWDASATVVFATTDKSLKHKGISAFLVPMPTAGLSLGKKEDKLGIRASSTANLIFEDCRIPKANLLGQPGMGFKIAMQTLDGGRIGIASQALGIAQAALDCAVDYAEKRMAFGSPITKLQAVQFKLADMAVALEGARLLTWRAAMLKDNGKPFTKEAAMAKLAASEAATFIAHQAIQILGGMGYVTEMPAERHYRDARITEIYEGTSEIQRLVIAGQLLKAYRG comes from the exons atggcggcggcggcgatggCGGCGGTCGCGTCccgctgcggcggcggcggagccgcCCGGG CGCTGGCCCTGCGGTGCCGCCGGCTGCACACCGTGTACCAGAGCGCGGAGCTGCCCGAGACACACCAGATGCTGCGCCAGACGGTCCGGGACTTCGCAGAGAAGGAGCTGATGCCGCTTGCAGCGCAGCTGGACAAGGAGCATCGCTTCCCGGCCGAGCAG GTGAAGAAGATGGGTGGCTTGGGGCTGCTGGCTATGGATGTGCCAGAGAAGTACAAAGGAGCAGGCCTCGACTACCTGGCCTATTCCATTGCTGTGGAGGAGATCAGCAGGGGCTGCGCGTCCACGGGCGTCATCGTCAGCGTCAATAAC TCCCTGTATTTAGGGCCAATACTCAAGTTTGGCTCTGAAGAGCAGAAGCACCAGTGGATTGCTCCCTTCACCAGTGGAGAGAAAATTGGATGTTTTGCCCTCAGTGAACCAG GAAACGGCAGCGACGCGGGTGCAGCCTCCACTGTGGCGCGCCTGGATGGGGATGAGTGGGTTCTGAACGGTACCAAGGCCTGGATCACCAATGCCTGGGACGCCTCGGCCACAGTGGTGTTTGCTACTACGGATAAATCCCTGAAGCACAAG GGCATTAGTGCATTCCTGGTTCCCATGCCAACAGCTGGGCTGTCACTGGGGAAGAAAGAAGACAAACTGGGAATCCGAGCCTCTTCCACTGCTAACCTGATATTTGAGGACTGCCGAATACCCAAGGCAAACCTCCTCGGGCAGCCAGGAATGGGCTTCAAAATTGCCATG CAAACTCTGGATGGAGGAAGGATTGGTATTGCCTCACAGGCACTTGGAATagcacaggcagctctggacTGTGCTGTGGATTATGCTGAGAAGAGAATGGCCTTTGGGTCACCCATCACAAAGCTTCAGGCAGTGCAG TTCAAGCTGGCAGACATGGCTGTAGCCTTGGAGGGTGCACGCCTGCTGACCTGGAGAGCTGCTATGCTGAAGGACAATGGAAAGCCCTTCACTAAG GAAGCGGCAATGGCCAAACTGGCTGCATCAGAAGCTGCAACGTTCATTGCTCATCAG GCTATCCAGATCCTGGGTGGGATGGGCTATGTGACAGAGATGCCAGCGGAACGGCACTACCGCGACGCTCGGATCACCGAGATCTACGAGGGGACCAGTGAGATCCAGAGACTGGTGATTGCAGGCCAGCTGCTGAAGGCCTACCGAGGCTGA
- the ACADS gene encoding short-chain specific acyl-CoA dehydrogenase, mitochondrial isoform X2 — protein MGGLGLLAMDVPEKYKGAGLDYLAYSIAVEEISRGCASTGVIVSVNNSLYLGPILKFGSEEQKHQWIAPFTSGEKIGCFALSEPGNGSDAGAASTVARLDGDEWVLNGTKAWITNAWDASATVVFATTDKSLKHKGISAFLVPMPTAGLSLGKKEDKLGIRASSTANLIFEDCRIPKANLLGQPGMGFKIAMQTLDGGRIGIASQALGIAQAALDCAVDYAEKRMAFGSPITKLQAVQFKLADMAVALEGARLLTWRAAMLKDNGKPFTKEAAMAKLAASEAATFIAHQAIQILGGMGYVTEMPAERHYRDARITEIYEGTSEIQRLVIAGQLLKAYRG, from the exons ATGGGTGGCTTGGGGCTGCTGGCTATGGATGTGCCAGAGAAGTACAAAGGAGCAGGCCTCGACTACCTGGCCTATTCCATTGCTGTGGAGGAGATCAGCAGGGGCTGCGCGTCCACGGGCGTCATCGTCAGCGTCAATAAC TCCCTGTATTTAGGGCCAATACTCAAGTTTGGCTCTGAAGAGCAGAAGCACCAGTGGATTGCTCCCTTCACCAGTGGAGAGAAAATTGGATGTTTTGCCCTCAGTGAACCAG GAAACGGCAGCGACGCGGGTGCAGCCTCCACTGTGGCGCGCCTGGATGGGGATGAGTGGGTTCTGAACGGTACCAAGGCCTGGATCACCAATGCCTGGGACGCCTCGGCCACAGTGGTGTTTGCTACTACGGATAAATCCCTGAAGCACAAG GGCATTAGTGCATTCCTGGTTCCCATGCCAACAGCTGGGCTGTCACTGGGGAAGAAAGAAGACAAACTGGGAATCCGAGCCTCTTCCACTGCTAACCTGATATTTGAGGACTGCCGAATACCCAAGGCAAACCTCCTCGGGCAGCCAGGAATGGGCTTCAAAATTGCCATG CAAACTCTGGATGGAGGAAGGATTGGTATTGCCTCACAGGCACTTGGAATagcacaggcagctctggacTGTGCTGTGGATTATGCTGAGAAGAGAATGGCCTTTGGGTCACCCATCACAAAGCTTCAGGCAGTGCAG TTCAAGCTGGCAGACATGGCTGTAGCCTTGGAGGGTGCACGCCTGCTGACCTGGAGAGCTGCTATGCTGAAGGACAATGGAAAGCCCTTCACTAAG GAAGCGGCAATGGCCAAACTGGCTGCATCAGAAGCTGCAACGTTCATTGCTCATCAG GCTATCCAGATCCTGGGTGGGATGGGCTATGTGACAGAGATGCCAGCGGAACGGCACTACCGCGACGCTCGGATCACCGAGATCTACGAGGGGACCAGTGAGATCCAGAGACTGGTGATTGCAGGCCAGCTGCTGAAGGCCTACCGAGGCTGA
- the UNC119B gene encoding protein unc-119 homolog B, with the protein MSGSRARAAAAAPGPDKKLPPGSAGPLGRLRGRRGSADAPPRQPWTESELLALETVRPEHVLGLCRVTENYLCKPEDNIYNIDFTRFKIRDLDTGTVLFEIAKPSASEHAEEEEDDSSELDASAGRFVRYQFTPAFLRLRTVGATVEFTVGEKPVSNFRMIERHYFRDRLLKNFDFDFGFCIPSSRNTCEHIYEFPQLSEDLIRLMVENPYETRSDSFYFVDNKLIMHNKADYAYNGGQ; encoded by the exons ATGAGCGGCTCcagggcgcgggcggcggcggcggcgccggggccggacAAGAAGCTGCCGCCGGGCTCCGCGGGGCCGCTCGGCCGCCTGCGGGGCCGACGCGGATCAGCCGATGCGCCGCCACGGCAGCCCTGGACCGAGTCCGAGTTACTGGCGCTGGAGACCGTCCGGCCCGAGCACGTCCTGGGGCTGTGCCGGGTGACGGAGA ATTATTTATGCAAACCTGAGGACAACATTTACAACATTGACTTCACCAGGTTTAAGATCCGGGACCTTGACACTGGAACAGTACTTTTTGAAATTGCCAAGCCGTCTGCTTCAG AGCAcgctgaggaggaagaagatgaCAGCAGTGAACTGGATGCAAGTGCAGGTCGCTTTGTTCGGTACCAGTTCACCCCAGCGTTTCTCCGTCTTCGGACTGTTGGTGCAAC AGTGGAATTCACGGTGGGAGAAAAGCCAGTGTCAAACTTCCGAATGATTGAGAGGCATTACTTCCGAGATCGCTTGCTGAAAAactttgattttgattttggCTTCTGCATCCCCAGTAGCAGGAACACATGTGAACACATTTATGAATTCCCTCAGCTCTCAGAAGACCTTA TCCGTCTGATGGTTGAAAACCCGTACGAGACACGCTCGGACAGCTTTTACTTTGTGGACAACAAGTTGATTATGCACAACAAAGCCGACTATGCTTACAATGGAGGACAGTAA
- the MLEC gene encoding malectin, giving the protein MVGAGTRGAPLLPPVLLLPLLLRGAAGGIADSVVWAVNAGGDAHVDVNGIHFRKDPLEGRVGRASDYGMKLPILRSNAEDQILYQTERYNEETFGYEVPIKEEGDYVLVLKFAEVYFAQSQQKVFDVRLNGHVVVKDLDIFDRVGHSTAHDEIIPMSIKKGKLSVQGEVSTFTGKLHIEFVKGYYDNPKICALYILQGTVEDVPKLQPHPGLEKKEEDDDEDDYDDGSSVKKQANKNRVQSGPRTPNPYASDNSSLMFPILVAFGVFIPTLFCLCRL; this is encoded by the exons ATGGTGGGCGCTGGTACGCGCGGggcgccgctgctgccgcccgtgctgctgctgccgctgctgctgcggggcgcggcgggcggcaTCGCCGACAGCGTCGTCTGGGCCGTCAACGCGGGCGGCGATGCCCATGTGGACGTGAACGGCATCCACTTCCGCAAGGACCCGCTCGAGGGCCGCGTGGGCCGAG CTTCTGACTATGGTATGAAGCTGCCAATCCTGCGGTCCAATGCAGAAGACCAGATTCTGTACCAGACGGAGCGTTACAATGAGGAAACCTTTGGCTATGAAGTTCCCATCAAAGAGGAGGGTGACTATGTGCTGGTGTTGAAGTTTGCAGAGGTCTATTTTGCACAGTCTCAACAGAAG GTATTTGATGTTCGCTTGAATGGCCACGTGGTGGTGAAAGACTTGGACATTTTTGACAGAGTTGGACACAGCACAGCTCACGATGAGATCATTCCCATGAGTATCAAAAAGGGAAAACTGAGTGTCCAGGGGGAGGTTTCAACATTCACAGGAAAGCTCCACATTGAGTTTGTAAAG GGCTACTATGACAATCCGAAAATCTGTGCCCTATACATCCTGCAAGGAACAGTGGAAG ATGTTCCAAAGCTGCAGCCACACCCAGGTCtggagaaaaaagaggaagatgatgatgaagatgactATGATGATGGCTCCAGTGTCAAAAAACAGGCAAATAAGAACCGGGTTCAGTCAGGCCCACGCACACCAAACCCCTATGCCTCGGACAACAGCAGCCTCATGTTTCCTATATTGGTGGCCTTTGGTGTCTTCATTCCTACCCTCTTCTGCCTCTGCCGATTGTGA